The following proteins are encoded in a genomic region of Arachis stenosperma cultivar V10309 chromosome 4, arast.V10309.gnm1.PFL2, whole genome shotgun sequence:
- the LOC130972923 gene encoding 3'-5' exonuclease-like: protein MTIHIRDYGDTHTMYEVIFHGNFIETCRTSNPSIVDGWVQVMSSHFGFSSNHNRLIGLDIEWNPNTQRNAPRNPVATLQLCQGENCLVYQILHAPYIPQSLVDFLRSCNNTFVGAGIEADAQKLLEDYNLHVTNCTDLRVLAEHVLGEREMRNAGLKTLAARVMGVELEKPWYITRSCWDAEWLNLQQVQYACVDAFVSYEVGRRLFVWSGNTSNRF, encoded by the coding sequence ATGACGATTCACATCCGCGACTACGGCGACACCCACACCATGTACGAAGTCATCTTCCATGGAAACTTCATCGAGACCTGCCGAACCTCTAACCCTTCCATAGTCGACGGCTGGGTCCAAGTCATGAGCAGCCACTTCGGCTTCAGCAGCAACCACAACCGCCTCATCGGCCTCGACATCGAATGGAATCCAAACACTCAGCGTAACGCGCCTCGTAACCCCGTGGCTACACTCCAACTCTGCCAGGGCGAGAACTGCCTCGTCTACCAGATCTTGCACGCGCCTTACATCCCGCAGTCGCTGGTGGATTTTCTCAGAAGTTGCAATAACACGTTCGTTGGGGCTGGGATCGAGGCGGACGCTCAGAAGCTTCTAGAAGACTACAACCTCCACGTGACAAACTGCACGGACCTTCGGGTGCTTGCGGAGCACGTGCTGGGGGAGAGAGAGATGAGGAATGCGGGGCTGAAGACGCTGGCTGCGAGGGTTATGGGGGTCGAGCTGGAGAAGCCGTGGTACATCACGAGGAGCTGTTGGGATGCTGAGTGGCTTAATCTTCAGCAGGTGCAGTACGCTTGCGTGGACGCGTTCGTCTCTTATGAGGTTGGGAGGAGGCTGTTTGTTTGGTCCGGGAATACTTCCAATAGGTTTTGA